A DNA window from Paenibacillus andongensis contains the following coding sequences:
- a CDS encoding LysM peptidoglycan-binding domain-containing protein, which translates to MSEQQPGLRFDIYERVHLQEDLAGIQELNDVELLPHIQVITLDDQAILKGNLLLTGNYFSEERDTPRSLEHLIPVEITLPLNRIHRVEDIQVEIENFDIDLLSARSLNVTGVLSLQGVEIVSAPPENWREEEEVTFVHEVNIPSSVPPMPYQPQPSQEPQAIPTIREPVNVPSIAAAIPFVAPVQNEVNADDGVVVVEIEQTELKVTPHQESTVVTEDKKELKVAFGKKADEAVDINPYGIKSLLSKAGSYLTDKRNAEAEAQAALAEESRIDAVEWKRLFLQSSTGSQEFRKLKLCIVQKEDTLESIAKRYQLNPRELQLLNRMSDQEISVGQVIYLPR; encoded by the coding sequence GTGTCTGAACAACAACCAGGTTTAAGGTTCGATATCTATGAGCGCGTTCATTTGCAAGAAGATTTGGCGGGGATACAAGAATTAAATGATGTAGAATTGCTTCCTCATATTCAGGTAATTACTTTGGATGATCAGGCAATCCTGAAAGGAAACTTGCTGCTCACGGGTAATTATTTTAGTGAAGAAAGGGATACTCCCAGATCACTAGAGCATCTGATTCCAGTCGAGATCACATTACCTTTAAATCGCATTCATCGTGTGGAAGATATTCAGGTCGAAATTGAAAATTTTGATATTGATCTTTTATCTGCACGAAGTCTGAACGTTACAGGTGTTCTTTCCCTACAAGGTGTCGAAATTGTTTCGGCTCCGCCGGAGAACTGGCGGGAAGAAGAGGAAGTTACCTTCGTTCATGAGGTTAACATCCCAAGTTCCGTGCCACCTATGCCCTATCAGCCGCAACCTTCGCAGGAACCACAGGCAATTCCAACCATACGAGAACCTGTAAATGTACCGTCTATTGCTGCTGCTATTCCATTTGTTGCTCCCGTTCAAAATGAGGTTAATGCTGACGATGGTGTCGTTGTCGTGGAGATTGAACAAACCGAATTAAAAGTGACCCCCCATCAAGAAAGCACGGTGGTTACGGAAGATAAGAAAGAACTCAAAGTCGCCTTTGGCAAAAAGGCGGATGAGGCTGTGGACATCAACCCGTACGGTATTAAATCGCTACTTTCTAAGGCAGGCTCGTATCTTACCGATAAGCGGAATGCAGAAGCAGAAGCGCAAGCTGCACTTGCGGAAGAGAGTCGAATAGATGCTGTAGAGTGGAAGCGACTATTTCTTCAGAGCAGCACAGGATCACAAGAGTTCAGGAAACTAAAACTATGCATTGTTCAAAAAGAAGATACGTTGGAATCTATTGCCAAACGATATCAACTCAACCCGCGTGAGCTTCAACTTCTGAACCGAATGAGTGATCAAGAAATTTCAGTTGGTCAGGTTATTTATCTGCCTAGATAA
- a CDS encoding phosphodiester glycosidase family protein, with protein sequence MGSSILEHFRSYSWLKRTFLIIAVCTFLSSSFLFLTPPGKDLREYLAKTVITTQHRDWAWIFVGAERRDQMVLEMQNLTEINSVEKQDLRAVQFNKNRPLESLVKVEDISGQFWKGKKMYVYDPRTIRVVVPGKQGEGERITSMVQRTGAVAGVNGGGFNDPDGLGNGFAPIGAIMSGGNILYTDQEGSIAQHIVGFTKEGTLIIGKYTINELLKLGVTEAVSFYPRVIANGKPLITSGDGGWGRAPRTAVGQKADGTVIFIVIDGRQTHSVGATLKEVQDMFLEDGVINAGFLDGGASSEMVYNDELITKPSSRYGERRLPSAFLVFDHPDQVKVKNVWEGLTTIDPGGAYDHPDFLKEQATKKANPPKATATPKSTTSTKPESSSEAGKNGTSNPPSGSDNGTVKPSSSAKPETSPTPSPKPSPSPSTGTGNGNAGTGSGTGIGSSSPGASTSSKPSPTPTPNTSPIQGQTNNGNSTLPSPTVPPTVKTE encoded by the coding sequence TTGGGTAGTTCAATATTAGAGCATTTTCGGAGTTATAGTTGGCTGAAACGCACTTTTCTCATTATAGCTGTTTGTACTTTTCTGAGTTCAAGCTTCTTATTTCTAACTCCTCCTGGGAAAGATTTGCGCGAATATTTGGCTAAAACGGTTATTACCACGCAGCATCGTGACTGGGCCTGGATTTTCGTTGGTGCTGAACGTAGAGATCAAATGGTTCTTGAAATGCAAAATTTGACCGAAATCAACTCTGTTGAAAAACAAGATTTGCGGGCGGTTCAATTCAATAAAAATCGTCCTTTGGAGAGTCTTGTAAAAGTCGAGGACATTTCCGGTCAGTTCTGGAAAGGTAAGAAAATGTATGTGTATGACCCACGAACCATTCGTGTTGTCGTTCCCGGTAAGCAAGGTGAAGGGGAGCGAATTACATCCATGGTGCAGCGTACCGGTGCTGTCGCTGGCGTAAATGGCGGCGGATTTAATGATCCGGACGGATTAGGAAACGGATTTGCCCCAATTGGAGCTATTATGTCCGGTGGGAATATACTTTATACCGACCAAGAAGGCAGCATTGCTCAACATATTGTAGGATTTACCAAAGAAGGAACGCTTATTATCGGTAAATACACAATTAACGAACTTTTGAAGCTGGGTGTTACGGAAGCTGTATCCTTTTACCCACGCGTTATCGCTAATGGAAAACCGCTCATTACGAGCGGTGACGGAGGATGGGGACGCGCACCTCGTACCGCTGTCGGACAAAAAGCCGACGGTACGGTTATCTTCATCGTGATCGACGGCCGGCAAACACACAGTGTAGGCGCAACTCTCAAAGAAGTACAGGATATGTTCCTTGAAGATGGCGTCATAAATGCTGGCTTCTTGGATGGCGGAGCTTCCTCCGAGATGGTATACAATGATGAGTTGATCACGAAACCTTCTAGCCGTTATGGAGAGCGTCGCTTACCTTCCGCTTTCTTAGTTTTTGATCATCCCGACCAAGTTAAAGTGAAGAACGTTTGGGAAGGACTTACGACAATCGATCCAGGCGGTGCTTATGACCACCCTGACTTCTTGAAAGAACAAGCAACTAAAAAAGCGAACCCGCCTAAAGCAACAGCTACACCGAAGTCAACAACGTCTACCAAGCCTGAATCCAGCAGTGAAGCTGGTAAAAACGGCACATCTAATCCACCTTCAGGATCAGATAATGGGACGGTCAAACCAAGTTCATCAGCGAAGCCTGAAACTTCACCGACGCCTTCACCGAAGCCAAGTCCATCTCCGAGTACGGGCACTGGCAACGGAAATGCAGGCACAGGTTCTGGCACTGGCATAGGAAGCTCTTCACCAGGAGCTTCCACATCATCAAAGCCAAGCCCGACGCCTACACCGAATACAAGCCCTATCCAAGGGCAAACAAACAACGGGAATAGTACATTGCCATCTCCAACCGTTCCTCCTACAGTAAAAACAGAATAA
- the hemG gene encoding protoporphyrinogen oxidase, whose translation MSTRIPHYMIIGGGITGLSAAFYLKKRLESAEAPFRLSVVEKSPTFGGKIHTIEREGFVIEKGPDSFLARKRPIIDLAYDLGLEQELTGTNPGAKKTYIVRQGKLHRMPPGLVLGIPTQMTPFMKTGLISPLGKMRAALDLILPKRDLSTDESLGHFLERRLGKEVLQRIVEPLLAGIYAGDTFKLSLKATFPQFRAMEQKHRSLILGMMASRKNVSEESAHLPSGVRNSLFVTFKKGLQTLVSGLEDALKTVDLRNGVGVISVRKMGQQQAEVIFEDGHSEVVDGVILTTPTYQAAHLLADLPAANQLKKIEYISVANVIMAFDRKDIPFELDASGFLVPKTEGRTITACTLTSAKWLHTAPDGKVLLRCYIGRSGEQKWPEWSDEQLVSKARHDLRELLGLKAEPLFTDVTRLMHSMPQYPVGHLEQIAQFREELAAAMPQVIVVGAGFHGVGLPDCIRQGKEAALQLADLVQNQSQEAVASSI comes from the coding sequence ATGAGTACTAGGATTCCTCACTACATGATTATTGGCGGGGGGATTACGGGGCTTAGCGCAGCTTTTTACTTAAAGAAAAGGTTGGAGTCGGCGGAAGCCCCTTTTCGGCTTTCTGTGGTGGAGAAGTCCCCGACATTTGGCGGGAAAATTCATACCATAGAGCGAGAAGGATTCGTCATTGAAAAGGGTCCGGATTCCTTCCTTGCACGGAAGCGTCCTATTATTGATCTGGCTTATGATCTTGGGCTTGAACAAGAGCTTACAGGTACGAATCCTGGGGCGAAAAAGACCTACATCGTACGTCAAGGCAAGCTGCACCGCATGCCGCCTGGCTTAGTGCTCGGCATACCCACGCAGATGACACCGTTCATGAAGACGGGCCTCATCTCCCCGTTAGGTAAAATGCGAGCTGCACTCGATTTGATTCTGCCTAAGCGCGATTTATCGACGGATGAATCGCTTGGGCATTTCCTGGAGCGCCGATTAGGGAAAGAAGTGCTTCAGCGCATCGTGGAACCGCTTCTAGCAGGGATTTATGCCGGTGATACATTTAAGCTTAGTTTGAAAGCAACGTTCCCACAGTTTCGAGCGATGGAACAGAAGCATCGAAGTTTAATTCTAGGGATGATGGCGAGCCGCAAAAATGTGAGTGAAGAGAGTGCTCACTTACCTTCCGGTGTTCGTAACTCGCTTTTTGTAACGTTCAAGAAGGGACTTCAGACGTTGGTTTCGGGCTTAGAAGACGCCTTAAAGACTGTGGATCTGCGAAATGGCGTTGGGGTTATATCTGTTCGTAAAATGGGGCAGCAGCAAGCCGAGGTTATCTTTGAAGATGGGCATAGTGAAGTGGTAGATGGCGTTATCCTAACTACGCCGACTTATCAGGCAGCGCATTTGTTAGCAGATCTGCCCGCAGCAAATCAGCTTAAGAAGATTGAGTACATTTCTGTGGCGAATGTAATTATGGCTTTCGATCGCAAAGATATCCCATTTGAACTGGATGCGTCGGGCTTTCTAGTACCCAAAACCGAGGGCAGGACGATTACGGCGTGCACCTTAACATCTGCCAAATGGCTGCACACAGCCCCAGACGGGAAGGTGCTTCTGCGCTGTTATATCGGTCGTTCAGGTGAGCAAAAATGGCCGGAGTGGTCGGATGAACAACTAGTTAGCAAAGCTCGCCATGATCTTCGAGAATTGCTAGGACTAAAGGCGGAACCGCTCTTTACGGATGTAACTCGCCTCATGCATTCCATGCCCCAGTATCCTGTCGGTCATCTGGAGCAGATTGCACAGTTTCGTGAAGAGCTTGCTGCAGCTATGCCTCAAGTCATTGTCGTGGGCGCCGGGTTTCATGGTGTGGGTCTTCCTGACTGTATAAGGCAAGGTAAAGAGGCTGCTCTGCAGCTTGCAGACCTGGTCCAAAACCAGTCACAGGAAGCCGTAGCTAGTTCGATTTAA
- a CDS encoding RluA family pseudouridine synthase — MTEWKRSGEWLELPVPNPLWKPLKPGAIEELAVMLPVPRKYFLRLASQGLIRIQDNKIRLHAFPEEKAAFRQESYDLGILYEDDFCLVVNKPAGMSVHPAEAGQSGTLASAVAYYFESTGQACGVRHIHRLDQDTTGAVLYAKNEWAHVLLDEAMRDKRIDRRYVALAEGVFRKKQGSIDEPIGKDRYISGKRRVSPSGDQAVTHYRVIEQMKKAAFVELELETGRTHQIRVHLSHLGHPLVGDSLYGGSSRLFHRQALHGERLLFDHPVTQKQVIVHAPLPQDFKLLLEEVSAL; from the coding sequence ATGACGGAGTGGAAGCGCAGCGGTGAATGGTTGGAGCTCCCGGTTCCAAATCCGTTATGGAAACCGCTTAAACCGGGAGCTATCGAAGAATTAGCAGTTATGCTGCCAGTTCCTAGAAAGTATTTTCTTCGACTAGCCTCTCAAGGCCTTATCCGGATTCAAGATAACAAAATTCGACTCCATGCGTTTCCTGAAGAGAAGGCTGCTTTCAGACAGGAGTCTTATGATCTTGGCATTTTGTATGAGGACGACTTTTGCCTTGTCGTTAATAAACCGGCAGGCATGTCCGTACATCCAGCAGAAGCAGGGCAAAGCGGTACGTTGGCTTCAGCGGTAGCCTACTATTTTGAATCGACTGGCCAGGCTTGCGGGGTTCGGCACATCCATCGTTTAGATCAAGATACGACCGGAGCTGTACTTTATGCCAAAAATGAGTGGGCGCATGTGCTTCTTGATGAAGCGATGCGTGACAAACGGATTGATAGACGCTATGTGGCGCTAGCTGAAGGCGTATTCCGGAAAAAGCAGGGATCGATAGATGAACCTATCGGTAAAGATCGCTATATCTCAGGCAAACGAAGAGTTTCACCAAGCGGTGATCAAGCGGTAACGCATTATAGGGTTATAGAGCAAATGAAGAAAGCAGCTTTCGTGGAATTAGAGTTAGAAACAGGGAGAACCCATCAAATTCGAGTCCACCTCAGTCATTTAGGCCACCCATTAGTAGGGGATTCTCTTTACGGGGGTTCATCGCGTTTGTTTCATCGACAAGCCTTGCATGGAGAGAGGCTTTTATTCGATCATCCGGTTACTCAAAAGCAGGTCATCGTGCATGCTCCGCTGCCGCAAGATTTCAAGCTTTTACTAGAAGAAGTTTCAGCCCTGTAA
- a CDS encoding bifunctional folylpolyglutamate synthase/dihydrofolate synthase — protein sequence MDKIKDTPSAEFQTAQEAIAWIVGRMEKLGIKPGLQRMQMLMEKLGHPERRLKFIHVAGTNGKGSTCAYLSSVLQACGYDVGTFTSPYLEKYTNRIQVNGSDIPDDVLLRLVNDMKPIVDEIAETEVGPPSMFEISTALAIMYFGKVAYPDYVVWETGLGGRLDSTNIVNPVVTIITNVGHDHMEILGDTLELVAAEKAGIIKAGVPVITAVQPHEVWRVIDQTAKAKKATLYSLGGQFNFTNVTSELDSQTFDFSGPFRNITSVPISLNGEHQLKNAAVAVMTLEVLRQYYACIVDDEDLFKGLKETRWPGRLEMVSSKPRILLDGAHNPEGAATLAAALQSVYTYRKLHMMVGMLSTKNHTGYLRHILPLVDTLIITEPDFHKKGDASMLAGIASELLREMNRTVDIIVERDWKLALETLTSRTEQDDLAVVSGTLYLISDVRSWITYQTDSEKGW from the coding sequence ATGGATAAAATCAAAGACACCCCTTCGGCTGAATTCCAGACCGCGCAAGAAGCCATTGCTTGGATTGTCGGCCGGATGGAGAAGCTCGGCATAAAACCGGGACTTCAACGAATGCAGATGTTAATGGAGAAACTAGGGCACCCCGAACGCAGGCTGAAGTTCATTCATGTGGCTGGGACGAATGGTAAAGGCTCTACATGTGCCTATCTTTCTTCTGTGTTGCAGGCTTGCGGGTATGACGTGGGTACATTCACCTCTCCTTATTTGGAGAAGTATACGAATCGTATCCAAGTGAACGGGTCCGACATTCCAGACGACGTGCTGCTCAGACTGGTGAATGATATGAAGCCAATCGTAGACGAAATTGCAGAGACTGAGGTCGGTCCTCCGTCAATGTTTGAAATTTCGACCGCACTAGCGATTATGTATTTCGGCAAAGTGGCATATCCCGATTACGTAGTATGGGAAACAGGTCTCGGGGGAAGGCTGGATAGCACGAATATAGTGAATCCTGTCGTCACCATCATTACGAATGTCGGCCATGACCATATGGAAATCTTGGGAGATACACTCGAATTAGTAGCAGCAGAGAAAGCAGGAATTATTAAAGCTGGTGTACCCGTCATTACCGCTGTCCAGCCCCATGAGGTTTGGCGTGTGATCGATCAAACAGCCAAGGCGAAAAAAGCAACACTCTACTCTCTTGGCGGACAATTCAATTTCACGAATGTGACAAGTGAGCTAGATAGCCAAACTTTTGATTTTAGCGGGCCGTTTCGAAATATTACTAGTGTGCCGATTTCACTAAACGGAGAACACCAATTGAAGAACGCAGCAGTGGCCGTAATGACGCTTGAAGTTCTTCGTCAATATTATGCGTGCATCGTAGATGATGAAGATCTGTTCAAAGGACTCAAGGAGACACGTTGGCCGGGCAGACTTGAGATGGTTTCGAGCAAGCCTCGTATATTACTCGATGGCGCTCACAACCCTGAAGGGGCCGCAACACTGGCTGCCGCGCTTCAAAGTGTATATACGTACCGGAAGCTTCATATGATGGTAGGAATGCTTTCGACGAAGAATCATACAGGCTACTTAAGGCATATACTACCATTGGTGGATACTCTTATAATTACGGAACCTGATTTTCATAAAAAAGGCGACGCTTCTATGCTTGCTGGGATTGCAAGTGAGCTGCTGCGTGAGATGAATCGAACGGTAGATATCATTGTCGAGCGAGATTGGAAGCTAGCCTTAGAAACACTAACAAGTAGAACTGAGCAGGATGATCTGGCGGTCGTATCCGGCACGCTGTATTTAATCTCTGATGTTCGTTCTTGGATTACCTATCAAACCGATTCTGAAAAAGGATGGTGA
- a CDS encoding Crp/Fnr family transcriptional regulator, with the protein MIEILKKVPLFSQLNEEHFNALAQICTKRSFTRSTVLFSEKEVGSVFYMVLSGSVKIFTTSSSGEEKILSICKSGESFGELSLIDGKPRSASAQTLEDSVLLTLTGQNFLDLLRTHFDITLGIMQELSNRLRDTNQQVFDLTFLDARTRVIKSLITMANKHGLRNGSTITIKLVLNFDEISQLAGVQKATLMQVIRDLEEKQILTISSSDFKLDLAKLR; encoded by the coding sequence ATGATCGAAATCCTCAAAAAAGTACCTTTATTCTCCCAATTGAATGAAGAACATTTCAACGCTCTAGCTCAGATCTGTACGAAACGCTCCTTTACAAGGAGTACCGTCCTATTTTCCGAAAAAGAAGTTGGCTCTGTCTTTTATATGGTCCTCAGCGGCTCCGTCAAAATTTTCACAACAAGCAGCTCCGGTGAGGAAAAAATATTGTCCATCTGCAAATCAGGCGAAAGCTTCGGTGAACTTTCACTGATAGATGGCAAGCCGCGCTCTGCTTCTGCCCAAACGTTGGAAGACAGTGTGCTTCTCACATTGACAGGACAAAATTTCCTCGATCTGCTACGCACTCATTTTGACATTACCTTGGGCATTATGCAAGAGCTCAGCAATCGACTGCGTGATACGAATCAACAAGTGTTTGACTTGACCTTCTTAGACGCGAGAACGCGTGTCATCAAAAGTTTGATCACAATGGCCAATAAACATGGGCTGCGTAACGGATCTACGATTACCATTAAGCTCGTGCTTAACTTTGATGAAATATCTCAACTAGCCGGCGTGCAAAAAGCGACACTTATGCAGGTGATTCGTGATCTTGAAGAAAAGCAAATCTTAACCATTTCATCATCCGATTTCAAATTAGACCTGGCCAAACTTCGTTAA
- a CDS encoding valine--tRNA ligase: MTEANETKEQLQMPTTYDPKEAERKWYDYWIKNEFFKAGTRPDAETYTIVIPPPNVTGMLHIGHALDFTLQDIIIRTKRMQGYDALWLPGSDHAGIATQTRVEQKLREQGQSRYDLGREKFLETVWEWKELYANTIREQWAKMGFSLDYSRERFTLDEGLSQAVREVFVSLYEKGLIYRGNYIINWDPAARTALSDIEVEYKEVQGALYHLEYKTTDGTGSIVVATTRPETMLGDTAVAVHPKDERYQHLIGKMLLLPIVNREIPIIADEYVEKEFGSGAVKITPAHDPNDFEVGKRHNLPQVLVMDESGTMNANAGPYQGQDRFECRKQIVADLKEQGVLIKIEEHVHQVGHSERSGAVIEPYLSTQWFVKMQPLADQAIDVQKSGKGVNFVPDRFEKIYLNWIENVRDWCISRQLWWGHRIPAWHCADCKQITVTREDAMACSHCQSTNLNQDNDVLDTWFSSALWPFSTLGWPNETEDMKRFYPTNVLVTGYDIIYFWVARMIFTALEFTDQIPFKDVLMHGLVRDSEGRKMSKSLGNGVDPLEVIEKYGADAMRYMISTSSTPGQDLRFRLERVEQARNFANKIWNASRFALMNLEGVNAADIDLTGQLGTADRWILHRLNETVRDVTRLIDSYEFGETGRLLYNFIWDDLCDWYIEFSKLSLYGADAAVKSKTQSVLAYVLDHTQRLIHPFMPFISEEIWQHLPHVGETITLASWPVENEAFESPDAVREMELLMDVIRSVRNIRSEVNVPMSKKVELLVKPASSETLSILRSNEEYLKRFCNTSLLQIDAEMAAPEKAMTAIITGAELFLPLAGLIDIAQELTRLDKELQSLHGEVERIEKKLGNEGFVAKAPAKVIEEEKAKLADYADKRDKVIARLAELKG; encoded by the coding sequence ATGACAGAAGCTAATGAGACCAAAGAACAATTGCAAATGCCTACTACGTATGATCCTAAAGAAGCTGAGCGCAAGTGGTATGATTACTGGATTAAAAATGAATTTTTCAAAGCGGGCACCCGTCCTGATGCGGAAACCTACACCATTGTGATCCCGCCACCGAACGTTACGGGTATGCTGCATATCGGGCATGCGCTTGATTTCACACTTCAGGATATTATAATTCGCACCAAAAGGATGCAGGGTTATGACGCGCTTTGGCTGCCTGGATCTGACCACGCAGGTATTGCTACTCAAACTAGGGTTGAGCAAAAGCTCCGTGAGCAAGGACAATCACGTTATGATCTTGGACGCGAGAAGTTCTTGGAGACGGTTTGGGAGTGGAAGGAGCTATATGCGAACACGATTCGTGAGCAATGGGCCAAAATGGGCTTCTCACTGGACTATTCGCGTGAACGCTTCACCTTGGATGAGGGCCTATCGCAAGCCGTTCGCGAAGTATTCGTTAGCCTTTATGAGAAAGGTCTCATCTACCGCGGGAATTATATTATTAACTGGGATCCAGCGGCTCGTACAGCGCTATCTGACATTGAAGTAGAATATAAAGAGGTGCAAGGCGCTCTCTATCACTTAGAATACAAAACGACGGATGGGACAGGTTCAATCGTTGTTGCTACGACTCGTCCTGAGACGATGCTCGGGGATACAGCTGTCGCTGTTCATCCCAAGGATGAGCGCTATCAGCATCTCATCGGCAAAATGCTACTTCTGCCTATCGTGAATCGTGAGATTCCGATCATTGCGGATGAGTATGTTGAAAAAGAGTTCGGAAGCGGTGCTGTTAAAATTACGCCGGCTCACGATCCGAACGACTTCGAAGTCGGGAAACGTCACAACCTGCCGCAAGTTCTGGTTATGGACGAATCCGGCACGATGAACGCGAATGCGGGTCCTTATCAAGGCCAAGATCGTTTTGAATGCCGCAAGCAAATTGTCGCTGACTTGAAAGAGCAAGGTGTTCTTATCAAAATAGAGGAACACGTTCATCAAGTAGGTCATAGCGAGCGCAGCGGCGCAGTAATCGAGCCTTATTTATCTACGCAATGGTTTGTGAAAATGCAGCCGCTTGCTGATCAAGCGATTGATGTACAAAAATCAGGCAAAGGCGTTAACTTCGTACCGGATCGTTTCGAGAAAATTTACTTAAACTGGATTGAAAACGTGCGTGACTGGTGTATTTCCCGTCAGTTGTGGTGGGGACATCGTATTCCAGCTTGGCATTGTGCGGATTGCAAACAAATCACGGTAACGCGTGAAGACGCAATGGCTTGCTCGCATTGCCAAAGCACGAACTTGAACCAAGACAACGATGTGCTTGATACATGGTTTAGTTCCGCATTGTGGCCATTCTCCACGTTAGGCTGGCCGAATGAGACGGAGGATATGAAGCGGTTCTATCCGACGAATGTACTGGTTACGGGCTATGATATCATTTATTTCTGGGTAGCTCGGATGATCTTCACTGCTCTTGAATTTACGGATCAAATTCCGTTCAAAGATGTATTGATGCATGGTCTTGTACGGGATTCCGAAGGGCGCAAAATGTCAAAATCACTCGGCAATGGTGTCGATCCGCTTGAAGTTATCGAGAAGTACGGCGCTGATGCCATGCGCTATATGATTTCGACGAGCAGCACACCTGGGCAGGATCTGCGTTTCCGCCTAGAACGTGTAGAGCAAGCGCGGAATTTTGCCAATAAGATATGGAATGCATCTCGCTTTGCTTTAATGAATCTTGAAGGTGTAAACGCAGCGGATATTGATTTAACGGGTCAACTGGGTACGGCAGACCGCTGGATTCTGCACCGCCTGAATGAAACCGTTCGTGACGTGACGCGTCTAATTGACAGCTATGAATTCGGAGAAACTGGCCGCTTGCTGTATAATTTCATCTGGGATGATCTCTGTGATTGGTACATTGAGTTTAGTAAATTAAGCTTATATGGGGCAGATGCAGCTGTTAAGAGTAAAACGCAGTCCGTACTTGCTTACGTTCTTGATCATACACAACGTTTGATTCATCCGTTCATGCCTTTCATTTCAGAAGAGATTTGGCAGCATCTGCCGCATGTGGGAGAGACCATTACGCTTGCATCTTGGCCAGTAGAGAATGAGGCTTTCGAATCGCCTGACGCTGTTCGTGAGATGGAACTCTTGATGGACGTAATTCGTTCCGTTCGTAATATTCGTTCCGAAGTGAATGTGCCGATGAGTAAGAAAGTTGAACTGCTTGTAAAGCCGGCTAGCAGCGAAACGCTGAGCATACTCCGCAGCAATGAAGAATACCTGAAGCGTTTCTGTAACACATCCCTGCTCCAAATCGACGCAGAGATGGCAGCTCCGGAGAAAGCAATGACGGCTATCATTACAGGAGCAGAGCTTTTCTTGCCGCTGGCTGGTCTTATTGACATTGCGCAAGAGCTCACACGCTTGGATAAAGAATTACAATCTTTGCACGGTGAAGTAGAGCGTATCGAGAAGAAATTGGGCAATGAGGGCTTTGTGGCCAAGGCGCCAGCCAAGGTCATCGAGGAAGAAAAAGCAAAGCTTGCTGATTATGCCGATAAGCGAGACAAAGTGATCGCTCGATTGGCGGAGTTAAAAGGATAA
- the hemL gene encoding glutamate-1-semialdehyde 2,1-aminomutase, with protein MENSSRIDTRSSAAFQEAKKIIPGGVNSPVRAFKSVGLTPLFMEKGSGSRVTDIDGNTFIDYVGSWGPLIVGHAHPVVLEAIKSTAEKGTSFGAPTLLETEMAKLVIERVPSIDMVRMVNSGTEATMSALRLARGFTKRDKIVKFEGSYHGHADALLIKAGSGVATLGLPDSPGVPNSVASNTITVPYNDLASVQLVFEKFGEEIAALIVEPIAGNMGVVPPAEGFLQGLRTITQQYGSLLIFDEVMTGFRVHKHCAQGLYGVTPDLTCLGKVIGGGLPVGAYGGRLDIMEQIAPAGPIYQAGTLSGNPLAMAAGFATLSLLGEPNVYEELERKSAKLEAGFAGNAAEFGVASTINRVGSMICPFFTEQKVTNYDTAKTSDLAKFNAYFGHLLDLGVSVAPSQFEGMFVSTVHSDEDIDATIDAHREALKRL; from the coding sequence ATGGAAAATTCGAGCAGAATCGACACGCGCTCTTCAGCTGCCTTTCAAGAAGCTAAGAAGATCATTCCTGGTGGAGTGAATAGTCCTGTTCGCGCCTTCAAGTCAGTTGGTTTAACACCTTTGTTCATGGAGAAGGGCTCAGGTTCTCGCGTAACGGATATTGACGGCAATACTTTTATCGATTATGTAGGATCTTGGGGCCCACTAATTGTAGGACATGCTCACCCTGTCGTGCTGGAAGCCATTAAAAGTACGGCCGAGAAGGGGACGAGCTTCGGTGCTCCGACGCTTCTAGAAACGGAAATGGCAAAGCTGGTTATAGAACGCGTGCCGTCGATTGATATGGTTCGCATGGTGAATTCAGGGACGGAAGCGACCATGAGCGCCCTACGGTTAGCCCGCGGATTTACGAAGCGTGATAAGATCGTGAAATTCGAAGGAAGCTACCATGGACATGCAGATGCATTGCTGATCAAAGCTGGCTCAGGTGTAGCTACATTAGGCCTTCCGGATAGTCCAGGGGTTCCGAATAGCGTAGCCTCGAATACGATCACCGTGCCTTACAATGATTTGGCATCCGTCCAATTAGTCTTTGAAAAGTTTGGGGAAGAAATCGCCGCTTTAATTGTAGAGCCGATTGCAGGGAATATGGGCGTAGTGCCTCCAGCAGAAGGATTTTTGCAAGGTTTACGTACGATTACGCAGCAATATGGTTCCTTGCTAATATTTGATGAGGTAATGACGGGTTTTCGTGTGCATAAACACTGCGCTCAGGGCTTGTACGGCGTTACGCCTGATTTAACATGTCTAGGTAAGGTCATTGGCGGAGGACTGCCTGTTGGCGCTTATGGAGGCCGACTGGACATTATGGAGCAGATTGCTCCTGCAGGTCCAATCTATCAGGCGGGAACTTTATCCGGTAATCCGCTAGCGATGGCAGCTGGCTTCGCTACGTTATCCTTATTGGGTGAGCCCAATGTGTATGAGGAACTGGAACGCAAGTCCGCGAAGCTGGAAGCTGGATTTGCTGGGAATGCAGCTGAATTTGGTGTAGCAAGCACAATAAACCGAGTAGGGTCCATGATATGTCCATTCTTCACCGAGCAGAAGGTCACGAATTACGATACAGCCAAAACATCTGATCTGGCTAAATTTAATGCTTATTTTGGCCATTTGCTGGATTTGGGAGTTTCGGTTGCACCTTCGCAATTCGAAGGGATGTTTGTATCAACGGTACACTCCGATGAAGATATCGATGCCACAATCGATGCTCATCGCGAAGCTTTGAAACGATTATAA